The Paenibacillus swuensis genome contains the following window.
TGGCTGCCGCTCCCAACCAGACGGATACCCTGATTACAGCGCTGAAGCACCTGAATGTTCCGATCCGGACGGAATGGAATCTGGACGGTAAAGCTGTCGGATTGCTGCCCTAACATGCGAAAACCCCGGCTTCCCGCCGGGGTTTTTCAATCAACTATATGTTCGGGTATGTAATGATCCTTCCGAAACCTCGGAAGCTTGCCTTAAAGGTTGCTGGGCTCCGAATACACGGCGGCTACGCCTGTGTCGCGGGCAAGCCGGAAGCCGCAATTCATGCAGAACTTGGTTTCCTCTTCAATTTCCTCTTTGCATGAAGGGCAAGTATCCAGCGTTTCCTCAGGTTCTTCCTCAACAACGACCGCTAACTCCCCGAAACGGTTGCCGCATTCAGGACAAAACTTAGCCCCCAGAGGAGCGACAGCGCCGCATGAGCATTGACGTTCATTCTTATACTGGTGAATTCGATATTCGAGTTTTTCCACTTCCTGTTCCAAAGCTTGAATATCTCTTGAAATTTCATCAATCGGACGTTCAGCCAGAGCAAGGTCGCGCACGCGGTAAGCCTCATAAACGGCTTCGCCCATTTCATGGAGCTTGTCGTCCATTTGTTCGCGTAAATCTCCGATTTGCGTTCTGAGTCTGTTTATTTCAACCGCTGTTTGCGCTTTGCGTCCCGCATCAGCCGCGCTTCTTCTGAGTTTATCAAACAAATTCATGGATTAAATCCCCCTTATGGTAATAAAACTTCTATATCCAAATGATGATTTAACCTACTTTACCGCAATTGAAACAGACAAACCAATAAAAATTTTTAATAGGTCTTGCAAAATAACTCGAATCGAGACTAATGACCTAATGTCACCCGATCTTTAGTCATGAAAAATTCAACCGCGATTGAAGCCGCTCCCAGGACTGTGGAACGATCGCCCAGTTCAGCGAATTCAATACGGACCGGGCCGCGGTGGTAGGGCAATGCGCGCGCTTCAACCGTCTGGCGGATTCCCTCGGCGACCCAAGGCTCCGCATGGATGATTTCATTGCCGATTAGAATGAGCTCAGGGTTCATCACGTTGATGATATTCGCAACGCCAATTCCTAATGAAGTTGAAATGTTGATCAGCTCGGAAGTGGCTTCTTCATGACCTGCTAGGGCATTTCCCGCTGCTGAAAGAAACGTGCCGTCCCCGGATGCGGGCGTTAGGGCCTGCTCGGAAGCATACAATTCCAGACAGCCTATGTTGCCGCAAGTACAGCGGATGCCCGACGCATTGATCGACATATGGCCCGTTTCACCGGAAAAGCCATAAGCGCCTTTGAACAATTCCCTATTCAAAATGATCCCGGTCCCAATGCCTGTACCTACGCTGAAATAAACCTGGTTTCGGGAATCCTTGCCGGCGCCGTATCTCATCTCGCCCAACGCACCGACATTCGCTTCATTATCAATGGTCACAGGCAGGTTCAACTGACCGGAGACCAGCTCCTGAAGACGGACGTTCTCCCAACCCAGATTAGGGGCGAACAGTACGGTGCCGTTCGCGTCCACAATGCCCGGTACGCCAATACCAACGCCGACAACGCCTTGAGGGGAAAGGGGAGCTTGCTCCGACAGAGCTTGTATCATGTTAAGCAGTTGTTGCAATACCGATTCCGGTTTCCGACTCGCGAGAGGTTGCTTAAGTTCGGTGATAATATCGCCTTCCAAATCCGTAAGGACACCGACCAATTCATGAACCCGCAAATCGATGCCGACAGCATATCCCGCCCTTTTCTGAAAAGTCAGCATCACGGGACGACGGCCTCCGCTGGATTCACCGGGACCGGTTTCGTCCACAAACCTTTCTTCAATCAGCTCATTCACCAAGGAAGATACCGTGCCTTTGTTAAGACCGCTAACCTCGGCCAGCTTGGCGCGGGAAAGCGGAGAGTGGATGCGGATGAGTCCGAGAATGATGGATTTATTGATTTTTTTGACCAGATGCTGATCACCTGTAGTACGCATGAATACACTCCGTTCGAGAATAGAATCTTGTTCTAGTGTAGTGTGAAAAAATAAGAATAGCAACTTAGTTTATCCATTGCACAAACTAAGATGTCATGTTATGCTACAGGTGATCAAGTCGAAAATATCCAACGGGTAAACACATTTTAGGAGGAATTATACAATGGCTTATTTTGAAAACGTAAACAAAATTCAATTCGAAGGCAAAGATTCCCGCAATCCCCTTGCTTATAAACATTACAATGCGGAAGAAGTCGTAGCGGGGCGCACGATGGATGAGCACCTGCGGTTCGCCATGGCTTACTGGCATACCCTGACCGGCGGAGGCTCGGATCCGTTCGGCGCCGACACAGCCATTCGCGGTTACAGCAAGTTTAACGGCATGGATTTGGCTAAAGCCCGTGTGGAGGCGGCCTTCGAATTTTTGGAGAAAACCGGCATTTCCTATTACTGTTTCCATGATCGTGACATTGCCCCCGAAGGAGCCAATCTGAAAGAAACGAACGCGAACCTCGATGTGATTGTGGCGATGCTTAAAAACTATATGAAAACAAGCGGCAAGAAGTTGCTGTGGAACACAGCCAACATGTTCACAAATCCACGCTTCGTGCACGGTGCGGGAACGACTTCCAATGCGGAAGTTTATGCTTACGCCGGTGCGCAGCTCAAGAAAGGTCTTGAAGTCGGTAAAGAGCTCGGAGCGGAAAACTATGTGTTCTGGGGCGGCCGCGAGGGCTATGAAACACTTTTGAATACAGATATGAAGCTGGAGTTGGATAATCTGGCGCGCCTGTACCATATGGCTATCGATTATTCGAAGGAGATCGGCTTTGACGCGCAATTCCTGATTGAACCGAAGCCGAAAGAGCCGACAAAACATCAATACGACTTTGATACGGCAACTTGTGTGGCCTTCCTGCAAACGTACGGGTTGAAGGATCATTTCAAGCTGAACCTGGAAGCCAACCACGCCACCCTGGCAGGACACACGTTCGAGCATGAGCTTCGTGTAGCTTCCATGCACGGTATGCTTGGTTCCCTGGATGCGAACCAAGGCGATCTGCTGCTGGGCTGGGATACGGATGAGTTCCCGACGGATCTGTACGCGACGACCATGACGATGTACGAAGTGCTTAAGAACGGCGGCATCGGACGCGGCGGCATTAACTTTGACGCGAAGATCAGACGCGCTTCGTTCGAACCGGTCGATTTGTTCTACGCTCATATTGCAGGTATGGACGCTTATGCCAAAGGCTTGAAAGTGGCAGCCAAGCTGATTGAAGACCGCGCGTTGGATACGTTCATTGATGAGCGTTACAGCTCCTTTAAGGAAGGCATCGGCGCTGACATCGTGGCTGGTAAAGCAACGTTGCATACGCTTGAGAAGCATGCGCTGAACCAAGGGGAAATCCGTAATGTGTCCGGCCGCCAAGAACTGATCAAGTCGGTAGTTAACCAATACCTGTTCGGTTAAGTTAAGCTGCGAGGCGGCCTGCGGGTCGCCTTCGTTTTGTTGACCACCTTGAAAAGTATATGTTTTCGCTCGCGAAAACACGCTTTTCCAATTGGCATAATAACCTACCTTTAATCGCGGTCGCCCATCCTGAGAAGCCTCAATAGAAGTTACTTTAAGGCAAGGAGAAGTGCAAAGCGGATGATGAGATACGAGTTGGCAGATATGCTCATGATAAATAAGAGGTTCAAATAGCTTAGCGTAAGATTTTTACGTTATTGGAGAAATCGACAGGATTAGCGTAAGTTTTTTACGTTAATTTGCTTATAACACCAAGAATTCAGGTCAAAGTCAAGAATTGGTCAGAAATAACGTGATTTTTCAACGCTATTTTGGCACGGAATATGTTTAACGTAGTTTTATTACGCTAAGCACCGAATGAATGAATGGTTAACGGGTTCTATGAACGGATTGGACGGAGGGGAAAGGGTATGAAGTATGTTTTAGGGATTGATCTGGGCACAAGCAGTGTGAAAGCAGTGCTGGTCAACGATGCGGGCGACGTCAGCGCGGAAGCTACGGCAGCTTATCCGTTGATACAAGAAGAGTCCGGATATAGTGAGCAAGACCCGGACGAGTGGGTTAAAGGTACCCTTCTTGCCGTCCGCAGCGTAATGTCCGAGAGCGGCGTGGCTGCGGAACGCGTCGAAGGAATGAGCTTTTCCGGGCAAATGCACGGGTTGGTACTGCTGGACCGGGATCGCAAAGTCATCCGCAACGCGATTCTGTGGAACGATACGCGCACTACGGCGCAGTGCAGGACGATCGAGCAGGTGCTTGGCGACCGGCTGTTGACCATAACCCGAAACCCGGCGCTGGAAGGATTTACCTTGCCGAAGCTGCTCTGGGTGAAGGAGCACGAGCCTGAGCTGTACGCTAGGGCAGATGTGTTCGTTCTGCCCAAGGATTACCTGCGATACCGCCTGACGGGGCAGATCGCGATGGATCTTTCCGACGCAGCGGGCACGCTGCTGCTCGACGTGGGCGCGAAGCGCTGGAGCGCCGAGATTTGCGAAGCGCTCGGCGTGGACTCGGCCGTCTGCCCGCCGCTGGTGGAATCGTCCGACGAAGTCGGTACGATTACAGCCCAGGTGGCGGAGCAGACCGGCCTCTCGCCCGCGACGAAGGTGTTCGCGGGCGGTGCCGACAATGCCTGCGGCGCCATCGGCGCGGGCATTCTCGGGGGCGAAGCCACGATGTGCTCCATCGGCACATCGGGCGTCGTGCTTTCCTACGAGACCGACGGAAGCGCGGATTACGGCGGTCGGGTGCACTTCTTCAACCACGG
Protein-coding sequences here:
- a CDS encoding zinc ribbon domain-containing protein gives rise to the protein MNLFDKLRRSAADAGRKAQTAVEINRLRTQIGDLREQMDDKLHEMGEAVYEAYRVRDLALAERPIDEISRDIQALEQEVEKLEYRIHQYKNERQCSCGAVAPLGAKFCPECGNRFGELAVVVEEEPEETLDTCPSCKEEIEEETKFCMNCGFRLARDTGVAAVYSEPSNL
- a CDS encoding ROK family transcriptional regulator; this encodes MRTTGDQHLVKKINKSIILGLIRIHSPLSRAKLAEVSGLNKGTVSSLVNELIEERFVDETGPGESSGGRRPVMLTFQKRAGYAVGIDLRVHELVGVLTDLEGDIITELKQPLASRKPESVLQQLLNMIQALSEQAPLSPQGVVGVGIGVPGIVDANGTVLFAPNLGWENVRLQELVSGQLNLPVTIDNEANVGALGEMRYGAGKDSRNQVYFSVGTGIGTGIILNRELFKGAYGFSGETGHMSINASGIRCTCGNIGCLELYASEQALTPASGDGTFLSAAGNALAGHEEATSELINISTSLGIGVANIINVMNPELILIGNEIIHAEPWVAEGIRQTVEARALPYHRGPVRIEFAELGDRSTVLGAASIAVEFFMTKDRVTLGH
- the xylA gene encoding xylose isomerase — encoded protein: MAYFENVNKIQFEGKDSRNPLAYKHYNAEEVVAGRTMDEHLRFAMAYWHTLTGGGSDPFGADTAIRGYSKFNGMDLAKARVEAAFEFLEKTGISYYCFHDRDIAPEGANLKETNANLDVIVAMLKNYMKTSGKKLLWNTANMFTNPRFVHGAGTTSNAEVYAYAGAQLKKGLEVGKELGAENYVFWGGREGYETLLNTDMKLELDNLARLYHMAIDYSKEIGFDAQFLIEPKPKEPTKHQYDFDTATCVAFLQTYGLKDHFKLNLEANHATLAGHTFEHELRVASMHGMLGSLDANQGDLLLGWDTDEFPTDLYATTMTMYEVLKNGGIGRGGINFDAKIRRASFEPVDLFYAHIAGMDAYAKGLKVAAKLIEDRALDTFIDERYSSFKEGIGADIVAGKATLHTLEKHALNQGEIRNVSGRQELIKSVVNQYLFG
- the xylB gene encoding xylulokinase, which produces MKYVLGIDLGTSSVKAVLVNDAGDVSAEATAAYPLIQEESGYSEQDPDEWVKGTLLAVRSVMSESGVAAERVEGMSFSGQMHGLVLLDRDRKVIRNAILWNDTRTTAQCRTIEQVLGDRLLTITRNPALEGFTLPKLLWVKEHEPELYARADVFVLPKDYLRYRLTGQIAMDLSDAAGTLLLDVGAKRWSAEICEALGVDSAVCPPLVESSDEVGTITAQVAEQTGLSPATKVFAGGADNACGAIGAGILGGEATMCSIGTSGVVLSYETDGSADYGGRVHFFNHGQKDAFYAMGVTLAAGYSLQWFRETFAPAVAFDSLLAPLGDTSPGAKGLLFTPYLAGERTPHADAVIRGSFVGMDGAHELGHFTRAVVEGITYSLRESVDILRASGKRVSSITSIGGGAKNEHWLQLQADVFGAEVVKLTTEQGPAMGAAMLAAVGCGWFGSLAECAERFIRPAKTFQPNAERQKQYDELYSVYCDVYAATRPLNERLAKFR